The Theileria orientalis strain Shintoku DNA, chromosome 2, complete genome genome has a window encoding:
- a CDS encoding CAMP-dependent protein kinase, beta-catalytic subunit, with translation MEGNYSSINEPEKVSCKDRFLRFIKRSGRILKLIVLYPFRKRMCHKRNEVNNGNNVKKLSSFKDKGDISTKCSFKIGKRAPKAKICPLLNNKLYNRSNSLSTDESISNKDRCNKNRKLAQMRLSIASNVEDRQMFKSCNIKDFVIGETIGTGSYATVCIAKYTSGCRERRDDALAERGESNESTASSVAWPDNTGLYENHNGTNLFEEQYKKIYSGKKLEATKSGGHKEQMVAEVGKGGVEEQKPPGSIDKTDPSDVIEVVNSTDELEGAEVTEGVNGGHEADDVDLYVVDTPDSRSHPYGGKKEEEVIEVDEIVDAIDEVAFIEVVEDADAVDESSNGVECDKLNQLDGGYLKSMDNTGYLKNVENTGDMKGAPAEDLVNDASGVREAVDKIVALKIINKSKIVTNKQMLHVKSESQILGFVRHPFIVGYLGRFQDCHNLYFVLEFLGGGELFTYLRKYGRFSKRTVQFYASQVLMALEYLHRNGVVYRDLKPENIILDFEGYIRLVDFGFAKVISDEGRTWTVCGTYEYLAPEVFLKRGHGFQADFYSLGVLLYELLVGVPPFYAPDPQVTYKLALNHQIKFPKHLCSSSRGLIKNLLEINPEKRLGANVNEVYVHDFFSGIDFNRILLKAESCPILPSYGGSDDVSNFIKYPQTWRGQKGDLTADQQDLFKVLRRDFCQIILWSEQVEMCMLYFVWSVDPCDESILET, from the exons ATGGAAGGTAATTATTCATCTATAAATGAACCAGAAAAGGTTTCTTGTAAAGATAGGTTTTTACGCTTTATAAAACGCAGTGGAAGAATACTTAAGTTAATTGTTTTGTATCCATTCAGAAAAAGAATGTGCCACAAGAGGAACGAAGTTAACAATGGAAACAATGTAAAAAAGTTAAGCTCTTTCAAAGATAAGGGAGATATAAGTACcaaatgtagttttaaaataggTAAAAGGGCACCAAAGGCTAAAATATGCCCGCTCCTGAACAATAAACTGTATAATCGTAGCAATTCACTGAGTACTGACGAGTCGATCAGTAACAAAGATAggtgtaataaaaataggaaACTGGCGCAAATGAGATTATCTATCGCATCGAACGTCGAAGATAGACAGATGTTTAAGAGCTGTAACATAAAAGATTTCGTAATTGGAGAAACAATCGGCACTGGATCCTACGCGACGGTATGTATAGCAAAGTATACCAGTGGCTGCAGAGAAAGGAGAGATGACGCATTAGCAGAAAGAGGTGAGAGTAACGAAAGCACCGCAAGTAGTGTCGCCTGGCCTGATAACACAGGGTTGTATGAAAACCACAACGGCACGAATCTATTTGAGGAGCAATATAAGAAGATTTACTCGGGAAAAAAATTGGAAGCCACTAAGAGTGGAGGGCACAAAGAACAAATGGTTGCAGAAGTTGGAAAGGGTGGAGTAGAAGAACAGAAGCCACCAGGGTCTATAGATAAAACGGACCCGTCAGATGTAATAGAGGTGGTGAATAGCACTGATGAACTGGAAGGTGCAGAAGTAACTGAAGGTGTCAATGGTGGGCACGAGGCAGATGATGTCGACCTATATGTGGTAGATACGCCAGATAGCAGAAGTCACCCATACGGTGGtaagaaagaagaagaagtcaTAGAAGTAGACGAAATAGTAGATGCCATCGATGAAGTGGCCTTTATAGAAGTGGTCGAAGACGCAGACGCTGTGGATGAATCTTCCAATGGAGTTGAGTGTGATAAGCTTAATCAATTAGATGGAGGCTATTTGAAGAGTATGGACAATACAGGCTATTTGAAGAATGTGGAAAATACAGGTGATATGAAGGGCGCGCCCGCAGAGGATCTAGTAAACGATGCGAGTGGAGTGAGGGAAGCAGTTGATAAAATAGTCGCCCTGAAAATCATCAACAAGAGCAAAATCGTCACGAACAAGCAGATGCTGCACGTCAAAAGCGAAAGCCAAATACTGGGATTCGTAAGACACCCCTTCATCGTGGGATACCTGGGCAGGTTCCAGGACTGCCACAACCTGTACTTCGTACTCGAGTTCCTGGGCGGAGGAGAGCTGTTCACGTACCTGAGGAAGTACGGACGCTTCTCGAAGAGGACAGTGCAGTTCTACGCCTCCCAGGTGCTCATGGCCCTCGAGTACCTGCACCGCAACGGCGTCGTCTACAGAGACCTGAAGCCGGAAAACATCATCCTCGACTTCGAAGGATACATACGGCTGGTCGACTTCGGCTTCGCGAAGGTGATAAGCGACGAGGGGAGGACGTGGACGGTCTGCGGAACCTACGAGTACCTGGCGCCGGAGGTGTTCCTGAAGAGGGGGCACGGCTTCCAGGCGGACTTCTACTCCCTGGGCGTGCTCCTGTacgagctgctggtgggCGTGCCGCCGTTCTACGCCCCGGACCCGCAGGTCACCTACAAGCTCGCGCTCAACCACCAGATCAAGTTCCCCAAGCACCTGTGCAGCAGCAGCCGGGGCCTCATAAAAAACCTCCTGGAAATTAACCCGGAGAAGAGGCTGGGCGCCAACGTGAACGAGGTCTACGTGCACGACTTCTTCAGCGGAATCGACTTCAACAGGATTCTCCTCAAGGCCGAGAGCTGCCCGATCCTTCCGTCGTACGGGGGCAGCGACGACGTCAGCAACTTCATCAAGTACCCGCAGACGTGGAGGGGGCAGAAGGGGGACCTGACTGCCGACCAGCAGGACCTGTTCAA AGTATTGCGACGCGATTTCTGCCAAATAATTTTGTGGTCAGAGCAAGtggaaatgtgtatgttgtaTTTTGTATGGTCTGTGGATCCATGTGATGAATCCATCCTAGAAACTTAA
- a CDS encoding uncharacterized protein (protein of unknown function DUF529 repeat containing protein): protein MNVSSTKSFLIHFILLFSSNYYRHYKGALSNFALAQEQAEAEQEPQLYVVDLDVNYKSSTPYTEYSYDELNQVTRFTAKPGFLINGIFKGDKFISEAQNYQYYSKVMIYYGRDGGRKLTALLPYEPEPDDVPRATHISELPPPQLIMLNTKLRESTQQIKYSYDQYFNVDRFTCKPGFLIYKVVRGDRTIAQVTDEKYYDRVVIHTGSDGKRKLTVLYPGEKEPPEIPQPGSEPQPVQLQPVQLDVLLKQETEYYKYKYDMFNDLERFTAKPGFVFAIVMKGEKLVTQVTDQRYFDRVLIYKDENGKKRMTTMFPGEEELVSINLREKQSSDEFTYKYTEATDRHKFTCNEGFLVYRVMKGDQFITQVEDNNYYDRVIIERDPAGGKMLTLLYPNDPDVNDPDEPYPAYKIAKGLIRAETEIGVDLADAALQRLPGVTVTKQPTRDPVHIDLDIFRECDLYHVKNNSFQGIYTITARPGYGFKEVRHAADTIWNFDECTKSVDHPHKILMKESWGEKHVAIIFDDDYFVYRRPGKNQPWQDLSARRYDLKRIRFYKGDPNNLDSLVPLERHEYTVGTRYITIGYTFNPGVECSEIRYDKNVMWRYVNKFPKALHLNQDELRRPRCPATLNTQVQRSVSGAPLEPSAISAF from the exons ATGAATGTATCCTCTACAAAATcgtttttaatacatttcATATTGCTTTTCAGTAGCAATTACTATCGCCATTATAAAGGAGCTTTGAGTAACTTCGCGCTAGCCCAAGAGCAAGCAGAAGCAGAACAAGAGCCACAACTATACGTGGTGGACCTCGATGTTAATTACAAGTCAAGCACGCCATATACGGAGTACAGTTACGATGAGCTTAACCAGGTAACGAGGTTTACGGCAAAGCCAGGGTTCCTCATCAACGGTATCTTCAAGGGCgacaaatttatttctGAGGCCCAAAACTATCAGTACTACTCTAAAGTCATGATATACTACGGTAGGGACGGTGGAAGGAAGCTGACTGCACTCCTGCCTTACGAACCAGAACCTGATGACGTGCCCAGAGCTACGCATATTTCTGAGTTACCACCGCCACAATTGATCATGCTCAATACCAAGCTCAGAGAATCTACCCAACAGATTAAATACAGTTACGATCAGTACTTCAACGTTGACAGATTTACCTGTAAGCCAGGCTTTCTTATTTACAAAGTTGTAAGGGGCGATCGAACCATAGCCCAGGTCACAGACGAAAAATACTATGACAGAGTTGTTATACACACAGGGTCAGACGGAAAAAGGAAGCTGACTGTCCTGTATCCCGGAGAAAAGGAACCGCCTGAGATTCCTCAGCCTGGGTCAGAGCCACAACCAGTTCAGCTGCAACCCGTACAACTGGACGTCTTACTCAAGCAGGAAACAGAATACTACAAGTATAAGTATGATATGTTTAACGATCTGGAGAGATTTACTGCAAAACCCGGATTTGTATTCGCCATAGTTATGAAGGGAGAGAAGCTGGTAACACAGGTCACAGATCAAAGGTATTTCGACAGAGTCCTCATATACAAGGACGAGAACGGTAAGAAGAGGATGACAACCATGTTCCCGGGCGAGGAGGAGCTTGTATCAATCAACCTCAGGGAAAAGCAGTCCTCCGACGAGTTCACTTACAAGTATACAGAGGCAACGGATCGTCACAAGTTCACCTGCAATGAGGGTTTCCTCGTATACAGGGTTATGAAGGGTGACCAGTTTATTACACAGGTTGAAGacaacaactactacgACAGAGTCATCATTGAAAGGGACCCAGCAGGTGGCAAGATGCTCACGCTGCTGTACCCCAACGACCCAGACGTAAACGACCCTGATGAGCCATATCCGGCCTACAAGATAGCCAAGGGCCTGATTCGAGCGGAAACAGAGATCGGGGTGGACCTGGCAGATGCAGCGCTCCAGCGCCTGCCGGGCGTTACCGTTACTAAACAGCCCACCAGGGACCCGGTGCACATCGACCTCGACATCTTCAGGGAATGCGATTTATACCACGTCAAAAACAACAGCTTCCAGGGCATTTACACGATCACAGCTAGGCCCGGGTACGGCTTCAAGGAGGTGCGCCACGCAGCAGACACCATCTGGAACTTTGACGAGTGCACAAAGTCAGTCGACCACCCACACAAGATCCTGATGAAGGAGTCGTGGGGAGAAAAGCACGTCGCCATCATCTTCGATGACGACTACTTCGTCTACAGAAGGCCGGGAAAAAACCAGCCCTGGCAGGACCTGTCTGCCCGCAGGTACGACCTGAAGCGCATCAGGTTCTACAAAGGTGACCCAAACAACCTCGACTCCCTGGTGCCCCTCGAGAGGCACGAATACACAGTAGGCACTCGCTACATCACCATCGGCTACACCTTCAACCCCGGTGTCGAGTGCTCTGAGATCAGGTACGACAAGAACGTCATGTGGCGCTACGTGAACAAGTTCCCGAAGGCGCTCCACCTCAAC CAGGACGAACTACGTCGTCCTCGATGTCCCGCCACCTTAAACACGCAGGTGCAGCGCTCTGTCAGCGGGGCCCCTCTGGAGCCCTCCGCAATCTCAgcattttaa
- a CDS encoding glycerol kinase produces MEALKVVASIDQGTQSTRCTIYDSSMKVLTSSSKQHKQYYPQSGWCEHDPNEIIDSVYYTMNEAVRKLKEKVGSFVIVGLGITNQRETVVVWDKKTGKPLYNAIVWLDIRASEEANHMVETFGSDRTFYQKTGLLINTYFSAFKLKWMSNNLSWFKECVAKESIRFGTIDTWLIYNLTGEYLTDITNASRTFLMDINKEKWSSELLKIFGFSFNLLPEIRPNCSDFGTITNTNVPDFNGVKILGVAGDQQASCVGQGLFEKLATKCTFGTGAFILTNTGSQRVMSSGGLLCTPCYKLSANTPTTFALEGSIAIAGAGVTWLKDMGMISEPSEISEILLKYKSSDGVVFAPAFSGLFAPRWRSDARGCIMGMTQHTERGHIVRAYCESIGLQLYEIIHSFLSDMGVSSIPYINVDGGLSQNSELLQLISDITNTKLEKPEITEITSYGAALLAGLGAKLWDSLDDVKKFTSKNGTGNVWTPSIPQDVRYKIVQYWNMGIERSLLWQI; encoded by the exons atggaggCTTTGAAGGTTGTTGCATCCATCGACCAGGGAACTCAATCAACCAGGTGTACCATATATGATTCCTCAATGAAGGTACTGACAAGTAGTTCGaaacaacataaacaatACTACCCACAGTCAGGGTGGTGTGAACATGACCCGAATGAAATCATCGATTCGGTCTATTATACCATGAATGAAGCAGTAAGAAAGCTTAAGGAAAAGGTGGGCAGCTTTGTAATCGTAGGTTTGGGCATAACCAATCAGAGAGAAACAGTAGTAGTGTGGGATAAAAAAACAGGAAAACCACTATACAACGCAATAGTATGGCTGGATATAAGAGCAAGCGAAGAGGCAAACCATATGGTAGAAACATTCGGGTCGGATAGAACCTTTTATCAAAAGACAGGACTACTAATAAACACGTATTTCTCAGCATTTAAACTTAAGTGGATgtcaaataatttaagcTGGTTTAAAGAATGTGTTGCAAAAGAGTCGATAAGATTTGGAACAATAGATACATGGCTGATATATAATTTGACAGGAGAGTACCTGACGGACATAACGAACGCCTCTAGAACGTTCCTGATGGATATAAACAAGGAAAAGTGGAGTTCAGAactgttaaaaatattcgGATTCAGTTTCAACCTGTTGCCGGAAATAAGACCAAACTGTTCGGATTTTGGAACAATCACGAATACCAATGTACCTGATTTCAACGGTGTGAAGATATTGGGAGTAGCAGGAGACCAACAAGCGTCATGCGTGGGACAGGGGTTATTTGAAAAGTTGGCGACAAAATGTACATTTGGAACAGGAGCATTCATATTAACAAACACAG GATCCCAAAGGGTCATGTCGTCTGGAGGATTGTTGTGCACACCATGTTATAAACTAAGTGCAAACACACCAACAACATTCGCACTAGAA GGGTCAATAGCAATCGCGGGAGCAGGAGTGACGTGGTTGAAGGACATGGGAATGATCTCAGAGCCGTCTGAGATATCG GAGATACTTTTGAAATATAAGTCGTCGGACGGAGTGGTATTTGCGCCGGCGTTCAGCGGCCTGTTTGCCCCGAGGTGGAGAAGTGACGCGCGCGGATGTATCATGGGAATGACGCAACACACGGAAAGGGGGCACATAGTGAGAGCGTACTGCGAAAGCATAGGACTGCAGCTCTATGAAATCATACACTCATTCCTGTCGGACATGGGAGTGTCCTCAATACCGTACATCAACGTGGACGGAGGACTGAGTCAAAATTCAGAGCTGCTCCAGCTGATATCGGACATAACGAACACGAAACTAG AGAAACCCGAAATCACGGAGATAACGTCATACGGAGCGGCACTATTAGCAGGGCTGGGCGCTAAGCTGTGGGACAGCTTAGACGACGTTAAGAAGTTTACGTCCAAGAACGGCACGGGAAACGTATGGACGCCGAGTATACCACAAGACGTAAGGTACAAGATTGTTCAATACTGGAACATGGGAATTGAAAGGTCGCTGCTGTGGCAGATCTAA